The window GAAACACATCAATTTTGTATTATGACTGCACAAATTTTTATTTCGAAATAGAAGAAAGCGATGGCCTTAAGCAATACGGTATGTCGAAGGAACATCGACCGAATCCGATTGTTCAAATGGGCTTATTTATGGATGGCAGCGGATTGCCTCTTGCCTTTGTGATGAACCCTGGCAATCAGAATGAACAGCCAACATTAAAGCCATTAGAAAAAAGAATCCTAAAAGATTTTAAACTCTCTCAGTTTGTCGTCTGTACAGATGCTGGGCTTTCTTCTCATGAAAACCGGCTGTATAATTCTATGGGGAATCGCGCATATGTTACAACACAATCCATCAAAAAACTAAAAAAACATTTGAAAGAATGGGCTTTAGATCCAACAGACTGGACATCAACCAATCATACAGGAGGAAAAAAGAAAACCATCAACTTACTAGACTTAGAGATGGAGAAGGATCAGTCCACTTATTATAAAGAACGTTGGATTCATGAAAATGGTTTAGAACAACGCTTAGTTGTCACATTT is drawn from Pueribacillus theae and contains these coding sequences:
- a CDS encoding IS1634 family transposase; translated protein: YAKKRTEEEKTENAKIMAAYNPNKQIRKGTQRSFIIGYLFLQSIYHQLKLNQICNSISKKYNFSFDLNAILSRLIYMRILHPTSKKGTFERATELLEAHSVESQHIYRALDVLADEANMIEASVYKNSQSLIDRNTSILYYDCTNFYFEIEESDGLKQYGMSKEHRPNPIVQMGLFMDGSGLPLAFVMNPGNQNEQPTLKPLEKRILKDFKLSQFVVCTDAGLSSHENRLYNSMGNRAYVTTQSIKKLKKHLKEWALDPTDWTSTNHTGGKKKTINLLDLEMEKDQSTYYKERWIHENGLEQRLVVTFSPKYKRYHQSVREKQIERALKKMDKPTQLGKKRTNDP